A genomic stretch from Rhodothermales bacterium includes:
- a CDS encoding capsule assembly Wzi family protein, which yields MNVIRPPRRQRAWLRPLLMGLAALAWCLPQTVRAQPGPWTYEGAVFMAGASERALPFWLHTNRYGTIDRNGFNVGTRWGIRRAGRITGRMTYEAGAGVVGRVSDRSTLYVHELYGRVSNGLFQARAGRYEDAYGMVDPRLSLGSMIWSRNAAPMPKISVGTEGFLPIPGTRDLVAFSAYVGQGWMARDAYVDRALLHEKYLYLRVLPPDFPVHATGGVIHNVVWGGDHPIEGELGHGLKDLIRVALAQAGEDLQFEADNALGNTVAMYDTRIEIETKPVLVTMYREFYIETGGGLLFRNARDGLWGLRLDFARPFGPFTSLLWEHLYTKQQSTNKEAGDTPGRANYYNNVLYRDGWTYHGRTIGMPLLRTDGIRPGVINHLVAGHHAGLAGEIGPDISFLGYVTYSRNYGAANICGDPDCTTGTSELTDRLDQWSVYLTTTTRMGPHRQLALDASIAFDAGPYAPNAFGAALGVRWAGMLGSKKR from the coding sequence ATGAACGTCATCCGACCTCCACGCCGGCAGCGCGCATGGCTACGCCCGCTGCTCATGGGTCTCGCCGCGCTGGCCTGGTGCCTGCCGCAGACGGTCCGGGCTCAACCGGGGCCGTGGACGTATGAAGGAGCTGTTTTCATGGCCGGCGCATCGGAGCGCGCACTCCCGTTCTGGCTCCACACCAACCGGTACGGAACCATCGACCGGAACGGATTCAATGTGGGCACCCGATGGGGCATCCGGCGGGCCGGGCGTATTACCGGGCGGATGACCTACGAGGCGGGCGCCGGCGTGGTGGGGCGGGTGTCGGATCGATCGACCCTGTACGTCCACGAACTGTACGGCCGCGTATCGAACGGCTTGTTCCAGGCACGCGCGGGACGGTACGAGGATGCCTACGGGATGGTCGACCCACGGCTCTCGCTCGGGTCCATGATCTGGAGCCGGAACGCCGCGCCCATGCCCAAGATCAGCGTCGGCACCGAGGGGTTTCTGCCCATCCCCGGGACGCGGGATCTGGTGGCGTTCAGCGCGTACGTCGGGCAGGGCTGGATGGCGCGGGATGCCTATGTCGACCGCGCGCTGCTGCACGAAAAATACCTGTATCTGCGCGTGCTGCCCCCCGATTTCCCGGTACACGCCACCGGGGGCGTCATCCACAACGTCGTCTGGGGCGGCGACCATCCCATCGAGGGCGAGCTGGGGCATGGTTTGAAAGACCTCATCCGCGTGGCGCTGGCCCAGGCCGGCGAGGACCTGCAATTCGAGGCCGATAACGCCCTGGGAAATACCGTTGCGATGTACGACACGCGAATCGAGATCGAAACGAAACCCGTCCTGGTCACGATGTACCGGGAGTTCTACATCGAAACCGGCGGCGGGCTGCTCTTCAGAAATGCGCGCGACGGATTATGGGGGCTCAGGCTGGATTTCGCCCGGCCGTTCGGCCCCTTCACCTCGCTGCTGTGGGAGCATCTGTATACCAAACAGCAGAGCACCAACAAAGAAGCCGGCGACACCCCCGGGCGGGCCAACTACTACAATAACGTCCTCTATCGCGATGGATGGACGTATCACGGGCGCACGATCGGCATGCCGCTTCTCCGGACCGACGGCATTCGCCCCGGCGTAATCAATCACCTCGTTGCCGGTCATCATGCCGGGCTTGCCGGCGAAATCGGTCCCGATATCAGCTTCCTGGGGTATGTCACCTACAGCCGCAACTACGGAGCAGCCAATATTTGCGGCGATCCGGACTGCACGACCGGCACGTCCGAACTGACCGATCGGCTGGACCAGTGGTCGGTTTACCTTACCACAACCACCCGGATGGGCCCCCATCGGCAGCTTGCGCTCGACGCGTCCATCGCGTTCGATGCCGGACCCTACGCCCCGAACGCTTTCGGCGCAGCCCTCGGGGTGCGATGGGCCGGTATGCTCGGATCGAAAAAACGCTGA